The sequence below is a genomic window from Methylophilus sp. DW102.
GGCCAGGTAGAGGCTTAAAAACGGCTGCTATGCGCCTGATACAAACAGATTAGTGCGCAGGACCGTAATCACTGACCAATCGGGCAAACAGAGGACTGACCGGTGCCTGCCTGGACTGCAGTTGCGTCTGACTCAACCAGTCGATAATCGCCAGATTGAGTTCATAAGGGGAAATGCGGTCATCCCCATCCTGGTCCAACCTGTGGAGCAGACTGCGCACCTCTGCTTGACTGAGGTCTTTCAACGCGCGCTGCAAGGCACGCTGATCCAAAAAGCCGCAGTGTTCCAAATCGATGCGCGAAAAGATGTTTTGTGTGATTTGCGCACTCACAGTACAAAGAATACTCGCCATGTCGCCACCTCCTGCTTGATGTCATCATCACCAGGCCATTGTAAGCGCGGCATAACGGCAACGGTGTATCGTAATGTAGCGGTTTGTATCGAATGGCGATTGTCCGGCCCGGGCATGACCGGACAATCGGAGACTAATGCTCGCGCACCAGCACGCCAACCCGCGGCGCCCAGCCGGCATTCGCCTGCTTCTTGGCGGTGACCAGCGTCAACATCGAAGGGTCA
It includes:
- a CDS encoding EF-hand domain-containing protein, producing the protein MASILCTVSAQITQNIFSRIDLEHCGFLDQRALQRALKDLSQAEVRSLLHRLDQDGDDRISPYELNLAIIDWLSQTQLQSRQAPVSPLFARLVSDYGPAH